Proteins encoded within one genomic window of Methanosarcina barkeri str. Wiesmoor:
- the vnfK gene encoding V-containing nitrogenase subunit beta: MSCELMLKERTGIINPMYTCQPAGAQFVGIGIKDCIPLVHGGQGCSMFVRLLFAQHFKENFDIASSSLHESAAVFGGAIRVEEAVEALVARYPQLRIIPIITTCSTETIGDDIEGIIRKVNKDIKEKHPDRDVKLIAVHTPSYSGSQVTGYDTAINAVVQALAKKDEPSGKLNVFTGWVNPGDVSEIKHILSEMQVDGNILLDTETFDSPIMPDKSAFAYGNTTIEEIADSANAIGSIALSRYEGANAATYLKNKFGVPSVVTPTPIGINNTDIFLKNISKLTGKPIPESLVIERGKAIDAIVDLAHMFFANKKVAIFGNPDLVFGLAQFCLECELEPVLLLLGDDNTLYKIDPRLEALKEKANCDIKVIWNADLWELESRVKNKSIDIDLILGHSKGRYIAIDNDIPMVRVGFPTFDRAGLWKYPAIGYKGAEWLAETIANTIFASMESKHDREWIINVW; encoded by the coding sequence ATGTCGTGTGAGCTGATGTTGAAAGAGCGAACAGGAATCATTAATCCAATGTATACCTGTCAGCCTGCAGGTGCCCAATTTGTGGGAATTGGTATAAAGGATTGCATTCCGCTTGTACATGGCGGTCAGGGTTGCAGCATGTTTGTCAGGTTGTTGTTCGCTCAGCATTTCAAAGAAAATTTTGACATTGCGTCTTCGTCTCTGCATGAAAGCGCCGCCGTTTTCGGGGGCGCAATAAGGGTAGAAGAAGCGGTTGAAGCACTTGTTGCGAGGTACCCTCAGCTGAGGATCATACCTATAATAACTACTTGCTCTACCGAAACAATTGGAGACGACATTGAAGGTATAATCCGGAAAGTAAACAAGGATATTAAAGAAAAACATCCTGACAGAGATGTGAAGCTTATAGCTGTGCATACGCCAAGCTACAGCGGTAGCCAGGTGACAGGTTACGATACGGCAATTAACGCGGTTGTACAAGCTCTTGCAAAAAAAGATGAGCCTTCAGGAAAGTTGAATGTATTCACTGGATGGGTCAATCCAGGAGATGTTTCTGAAATTAAGCATATATTATCTGAGATGCAGGTTGACGGAAATATACTTCTGGACACCGAGACCTTTGACTCTCCTATTATGCCTGACAAATCGGCATTCGCGTATGGAAATACAACCATTGAGGAAATAGCCGATTCTGCCAATGCTATCGGGTCGATTGCATTAAGCCGCTATGAGGGAGCAAATGCTGCAACATACTTAAAAAATAAATTCGGCGTGCCTTCGGTTGTAACTCCAACTCCTATAGGCATAAACAATACCGATATTTTCCTTAAAAATATCAGCAAGCTTACCGGCAAACCCATACCAGAATCACTGGTTATTGAACGCGGAAAAGCAATAGATGCGATTGTAGACCTTGCTCATATGTTTTTCGCGAATAAGAAAGTGGCCATATTTGGGAATCCAGACCTTGTCTTCGGTCTTGCGCAGTTTTGCCTGGAATGCGAACTTGAACCTGTGCTTTTACTATTGGGCGACGATAATACACTGTATAAAATTGACCCAAGGCTCGAAGCACTTAAAGAAAAGGCAAATTGCGATATAAAAGTTATCTGGAACGCTGATTTATGGGAACTGGAAAGCCGTGTCAAAAATAAATCCATAGACATTGATTTAATTTTGGGACATTCAAAAGGACGATACATTGCAATAGACAATGATATCCCCATGGTAAGGGTAGGCTTCCCAACATTCGATAGAGCAGGGCTGTGGAAATATCCAGCAATCGGATACAAAGGAGCAGAATGGCTAGCTGAAACAATTGCCAATACGATTTTTGCATCCATGGAAAGTAAGCATGACAGAGAATGGATAATCAATGTCTGGTAA
- a CDS encoding nitrogenase component 1 — translation MAGVANENVVFFGHLSELYQLAKEGKIETKLQGSHTRPCKFWTAMKILSGIKNTVVIAHGPSGCAFGVKQAYKLTNCRNSGSPYESIITTNIDEKAIVYGGEKELKGAILEVDKKYKPDVIFVATSCATGIIGDYVDAIVNKIKPKINAEIVAIHCEGFAGEYRSGFDLVFRQIVQLMDKPDSESRSRLANSVNIVGGKMGPERTEIETDVKELRRLIESMGANVNAVIAGNCSLEEVKQAPSVAVNCTLCLDLGYAIGREMLDQFNTPLNSTILPYGISATERWLREAAKHLHLENEAEELIKREYEAISVEFEEAKKYLAGKLAIVEGHDAIKSLSIAHMLERDFDMRAVIYNFHPWSTQARETSIDYLLETGLDPEILITKGTLAFGKYEAMVQTENELMEYLGDLNPETTVYFGSSMSFPNIPVVDLNAILNRPRFGYRGALKVAKCICTALEYSFRPRSWVTKKMVFPEDSGLCSAQSLTPKLAQDLPDCTVYAGRERGKCMMS, via the coding sequence ATGGCCGGCGTTGCTAACGAAAATGTAGTGTTTTTTGGGCATTTAAGCGAGCTTTATCAATTAGCAAAAGAAGGGAAAATTGAAACAAAACTACAGGGCAGCCATACCCGTCCCTGTAAATTCTGGACGGCAATGAAAATCCTGAGTGGCATTAAAAATACTGTCGTTATTGCTCATGGTCCCAGTGGCTGCGCATTTGGAGTAAAACAGGCTTACAAGCTCACAAATTGTAGAAACAGTGGTTCTCCATATGAGTCCATAATTACTACAAATATTGATGAGAAAGCCATTGTATACGGTGGCGAAAAGGAACTGAAAGGCGCCATACTGGAGGTGGACAAAAAGTATAAGCCTGACGTTATTTTCGTAGCAACAAGCTGTGCCACCGGAATAATTGGAGATTATGTAGATGCCATAGTGAATAAAATCAAGCCCAAAATTAATGCCGAAATCGTGGCCATTCACTGCGAAGGCTTTGCTGGAGAGTACAGGAGTGGGTTTGACCTGGTTTTCAGGCAGATTGTTCAGCTTATGGACAAGCCTGACTCGGAGAGCAGATCAAGGCTTGCCAACTCCGTCAACATCGTAGGGGGCAAAATGGGTCCTGAGAGGACGGAGATTGAAACTGATGTTAAAGAATTGAGGCGGTTAATAGAAAGCATGGGTGCAAATGTAAATGCCGTAATAGCAGGCAATTGTTCACTGGAAGAAGTAAAACAGGCCCCCAGTGTAGCGGTAAATTGTACCCTTTGCCTTGATCTGGGGTATGCAATAGGAAGAGAGATGCTTGACCAATTTAATACTCCGTTAAACTCCACTATTCTTCCGTATGGTATAAGTGCAACTGAGAGGTGGCTGAGAGAAGCAGCAAAGCATTTACATTTGGAAAATGAAGCTGAAGAACTGATCAAAAGAGAATATGAAGCCATAAGCGTCGAATTTGAAGAGGCAAAAAAATACCTTGCAGGCAAGCTGGCAATTGTTGAAGGACATGATGCAATAAAGTCTCTGTCAATTGCTCATATGCTTGAACGCGATTTCGATATGAGGGCGGTAATATACAATTTTCATCCCTGGAGTACGCAGGCAAGAGAAACAAGTATTGATTACCTCTTAGAGACCGGGCTTGATCCGGAAATACTGATCACAAAAGGTACACTTGCCTTTGGAAAATATGAAGCAATGGTTCAGACCGAAAATGAGCTTATGGAATATCTGGGAGATCTGAATCCCGAGACAACCGTGTATTTTGGATCATCAATGAGCTTTCCGAATATTCCAGTAGTTGATTTAAATGCCATATTGAACCGCCCCAGATTTGGATATAGGGGAGCCTTAAAGGTAGCTAAATGCATCTGCACTGCTCTTGAGTATTCTTTCAGACCGCGCAGCTGGGTAACGAAAAAAATGGTATTCCCTGAAGATTCCGGGCTATGTTCAGCCCAGTCCCTTACACCGAAGCTGGCTCAGGATTTGCCGGATTGCACGGTTTATGCAGGAAGGGAGAGAGGCAAATGTATGATGAGTTAA
- a CDS encoding nitrogenase component 1, which yields MYDELKFDNCNHSKDPMVGCALEGATGVLAGIKDISIVIHSPQGCSSTVSAAYDVHEIDFTKRKVACTRLFETDVVMGASSKLKNLIKEADSKFKTKAIFVVGTCAADIIGEDIEGLCRNIQPQINAKLIPLMAGGFRGNLYDGIELGLNALFPFIKKQNEKIPCSVNLIAPQANLNPTWWADLEWVRETLEKIGIKVQAVLPHDTSLEELDNAGLASANILLSHDAGYEFGLKMKEVHDIPLILSDIPLPIGLKNTARWLRAVGNYFGVEEKVEAIIKDGEDLAIDVLRRRGLMMIPRYRNCRVAVSADATMGIGLTRMLFEELEMIPELLLFRSPVSDSQLLLENELTDMGISPKVVFSADGYQIKQSLMESCVDAVFGSSWEYYLAEELGIKFVFDVFNPTNRQNYLNRAYFGYEGMLNFLENVANDWERALRSKHIDWEEYS from the coding sequence ATGTATGATGAGTTAAAATTCGATAACTGCAACCATAGCAAAGACCCTATGGTCGGATGCGCTCTTGAAGGTGCCACCGGAGTGCTGGCTGGCATAAAAGACATTAGCATTGTCATACATTCCCCGCAAGGCTGTTCTTCAACGGTTTCAGCAGCCTATGACGTCCATGAAATTGATTTCACGAAAAGAAAAGTTGCATGCACCAGGCTTTTTGAAACTGATGTGGTTATGGGCGCGTCAAGCAAGCTGAAAAACTTAATCAAAGAAGCTGACTCAAAATTTAAAACTAAGGCGATATTCGTAGTTGGTACATGTGCAGCTGATATCATTGGAGAGGATATCGAGGGTTTATGTCGAAACATCCAGCCGCAAATTAATGCGAAGCTTATTCCCTTGATGGCAGGAGGGTTTCGAGGAAACCTCTATGATGGCATTGAACTAGGACTGAATGCATTATTTCCCTTTATAAAAAAACAAAATGAAAAAATTCCCTGTAGTGTGAACCTAATAGCGCCTCAGGCAAACCTGAACCCTACCTGGTGGGCAGATTTGGAATGGGTACGTGAAACCCTTGAAAAAATAGGAATTAAAGTTCAGGCTGTACTTCCTCACGATACATCTCTGGAAGAACTGGATAATGCTGGGCTAGCATCGGCAAATATACTTCTCAGTCACGATGCAGGGTATGAGTTTGGGTTAAAAATGAAGGAAGTACATGACATACCGCTTATACTATCGGATATTCCACTTCCAATAGGACTTAAAAATACTGCAAGATGGCTTCGTGCAGTGGGAAATTATTTTGGCGTCGAAGAAAAGGTTGAGGCTATAATAAAAGACGGAGAAGATCTGGCCATTGACGTGCTGAGACGCAGGGGATTGATGATGATTCCCAGGTACCGTAACTGCAGAGTAGCCGTTTCTGCGGATGCGACTATGGGAATAGGCCTGACCAGAATGTTATTTGAAGAGCTGGAGATGATTCCGGAACTGTTGCTTTTCAGGTCGCCTGTATCTGACTCCCAGTTGTTGCTGGAAAATGAGCTTACCGATATGGGAATTTCCCCGAAGGTTGTCTTTTCGGCGGATGGGTATCAGATAAAACAATCTTTGATGGAAAGCTGTGTAGATGCTGTATTCGGCTCTTCGTGGGAGTATTATCTGGCTGAAGAACTGGGGATAAAGTTTGTGTTTGACGTTTTTAACCCTACAAACCGGCAGAATTACTTGAACAGGGCATATTTCGGATACGAAGGCATGCTGAACTTTTTGGAGAATGTTGCAAACGACTGGGAAAGAGCTCTGCGTTCAAAGCACATTGACTGGGAAGAGTATTCGTAA
- a CDS encoding NifB/NifX family molybdenum-iron cluster-binding protein: MDTCNMDTERTTLNEVEKQSSEKFKVAVTSKSGKLVDQHFGQTTDFMIFEINGEDYKFLETRSTKKYCNGGHELNNQSHGKKEAIETISDCDAVLSMKIGLGAQKKLGEFGIECIEYCYTVERGLKYLQTMRKQKQVKKISPHSTASFKINNFS, encoded by the coding sequence ATGGACACTTGTAATATGGACACTGAACGTACAACTTTAAATGAGGTAGAAAAACAGAGCTCTGAAAAATTCAAGGTGGCAGTTACTTCAAAGAGTGGAAAACTTGTTGACCAGCACTTTGGGCAAACAACCGATTTTATGATTTTTGAGATTAATGGTGAAGATTATAAGTTTCTCGAGACTCGTTCGACAAAGAAGTACTGCAATGGAGGTCACGAGCTTAACAATCAATCCCATGGAAAAAAAGAAGCAATAGAAACTATCTCTGATTGTGATGCTGTACTTTCTATGAAAATAGGCCTGGGTGCACAAAAAAAGCTTGGGGAATTCGGAATTGAGTGTATTGAATATTGTTACACCGTTGAGAGGGGATTGAAATATTTGCAAACCATGAGGAAGCAAAAACAAGTGAAAAAAATTAGCCCACATTCTACAGCATCATTTAAAATCAATAATTTTTCCTGA
- a CDS encoding ABC transporter substrate-binding protein, producing the protein MNKKSIVILFVAITTVLVFTGCTGEKISQVAQDNTTGVSTSNDKNVENATHVSTSNDKNVENATNVSTSNDNSGETRIVTDSAGRQVTVPLKVERVADTWMGHNEVLAMLGADDRLVATMFSSKKRPWAYKVCPAYYNAVTLSPTYDVEALLATKPDVVFMPSRDKNIEKVSALGVPVVEVSFTDFDSMKKCFSDTANALGDEEALERSQIYNAYLDSKLESVRNISSRIPYDERPKVLHLVSLSPLCVDGGGNIISDWIEAAGGINAAEEVKGGIMQEVSMEQILKWNPDVIILSVNAKSEEKEKIMNSTSWKKVKAVQNNKVFVNPEGAFIWSRAGAEQALQIQWAAKTINPDMFQSIDINNETKWFYKTFFDYELTDEDVQKILNAQAPD; encoded by the coding sequence ATGAACAAAAAATCAATAGTTATTCTATTTGTTGCAATCACGACAGTATTAGTTTTCACCGGCTGCACGGGAGAAAAAATCAGTCAGGTGGCACAGGATAATACTACAGGAGTATCCACTTCAAACGATAAAAATGTGGAAAATGCGACACACGTATCCACTTCAAACGATAAAAATGTGGAAAATGCAACAAACGTATCCACTTCAAATGATAACAGTGGGGAAACTAGAATTGTTACTGATTCGGCAGGCAGACAAGTAACAGTTCCTTTAAAAGTGGAAAGAGTTGCAGATACCTGGATGGGACATAATGAAGTGCTGGCTATGCTTGGAGCTGATGACAGGCTTGTTGCAACTATGTTCAGCTCCAAAAAAAGACCATGGGCGTATAAAGTTTGCCCTGCCTATTATAACGCTGTAACACTCAGCCCAACATATGATGTGGAAGCTTTGCTTGCTACCAAGCCAGATGTTGTTTTCATGCCAAGCAGAGATAAAAATATCGAGAAAGTATCTGCTCTTGGGGTTCCTGTTGTAGAGGTAAGTTTTACAGATTTTGATTCTATGAAAAAATGTTTTTCAGACACTGCGAATGCTTTGGGAGACGAAGAGGCTTTAGAACGTTCACAGATATATAATGCATATCTGGATAGCAAATTAGAGTCGGTAAGAAATATTTCATCCAGAATACCTTACGACGAAAGGCCAAAAGTTCTCCATCTCGTATCACTGTCACCTTTGTGCGTAGATGGTGGCGGAAATATCATCAGTGATTGGATTGAAGCTGCAGGAGGTATCAATGCTGCTGAAGAAGTAAAAGGTGGTATTATGCAGGAAGTTTCAATGGAACAAATCTTGAAGTGGAATCCTGATGTAATTATTCTTAGTGTGAACGCCAAATCTGAAGAAAAAGAGAAGATAATGAATAGCACGTCATGGAAGAAGGTTAAAGCAGTTCAAAATAACAAGGTGTTTGTAAATCCAGAAGGAGCGTTCATATGGAGTCGAGCTGGAGCAGAACAAGCTCTTCAGATTCAATGGGCTGCAAAAACCATTAATCCAGATATGTTTCAATCCATTGATATAAATAATGAAACAAAATGGTTTTACAAGACCTTTTTTGATTATGAGCTTACAGATGAGGATGTTCAAAAAATTTTGAATGCACAGGCTCCAGATTAA
- a CDS encoding 3-isopropylmalate dehydratase small subunit — protein sequence MSLIIGRVWKFGDNVNTDEIIPGKYLRSKDVQIFAAHAMEGINPEFTKKFRFGDIIVAGTNFGCGSSREQAPLALKYAGVSCVIAKSFARIFFRNAINIGLPLIEVDIECQEGDKVKVDLAKGEVIISEKGTFKGNKLPDFLLEILNDGGLVAHRKKVNKEQN from the coding sequence GTGAGTCTTATTATAGGCCGAGTCTGGAAATTCGGAGACAACGTTAATACTGATGAAATAATCCCGGGTAAGTATTTGCGGAGCAAAGATGTACAGATCTTTGCAGCTCATGCAATGGAGGGAATTAACCCGGAATTCACAAAAAAGTTCAGGTTTGGAGATATCATTGTTGCAGGCACTAACTTCGGCTGTGGGTCTTCAAGAGAGCAGGCTCCTCTTGCTTTGAAATATGCAGGAGTATCATGTGTTATAGCAAAGTCTTTTGCAAGGATCTTTTTCAGAAATGCAATCAATATCGGGCTACCTCTCATAGAAGTTGATATTGAGTGTCAGGAAGGAGATAAAGTTAAAGTTGATCTGGCCAAAGGTGAAGTTATAATCTCAGAGAAAGGCACGTTCAAGGGAAATAAACTGCCGGATTTCCTGCTTGAGATACTTAATGATGGTGGGCTTGTAGCTCATAGAAAAAAAGTAAATAAAGAGCAAAATTAA
- a CDS encoding homocitrate synthase — MIRNEGFEIIDTTLRDGEQSAGVVFSVEERMNIISALDKAKVKWIEAGIPAMGKQECEDLKLMLNLPIKSNLIAWNRANLEDLKASIDCGFKFVHVSLPVSDLHIEHKLQKSRTWVLDQLKKCMEYLQSCKVTIIVGAEDASRADPEFLLQYAGIAASYGAIRIRYSDTVGCLDHFTTYRKIKEIADHSPPPVEIHAHNDFGLAVANTLAAYKAGAKFASVTVTGLGERAGNASMEETAFSLKRFYNYDCGIELEALPFLAEMVSKASERTLFPYKPLVGSLASNLF, encoded by the coding sequence GTGATTAGAAATGAAGGCTTTGAAATTATTGACACCACATTGCGTGATGGGGAACAATCTGCAGGTGTTGTGTTTTCGGTTGAAGAAAGAATGAATATAATTTCAGCTTTAGATAAAGCAAAAGTGAAATGGATTGAAGCTGGCATTCCTGCTATGGGTAAACAGGAATGTGAAGACCTGAAACTAATGCTCAACCTGCCGATAAAATCGAACCTTATTGCATGGAATAGAGCAAATTTGGAGGATTTAAAGGCATCAATTGATTGCGGATTTAAATTTGTTCATGTGTCTTTACCGGTATCTGATCTGCATATTGAACATAAACTCCAAAAAAGCCGAACCTGGGTGCTGGATCAATTGAAAAAATGCATGGAATATCTTCAAAGTTGTAAGGTAACGATTATTGTAGGAGCTGAAGATGCGTCAAGGGCAGACCCAGAATTTTTGCTTCAATATGCAGGTATTGCAGCCTCTTACGGTGCAATAAGAATCCGATATTCAGATACCGTAGGATGCCTGGACCATTTTACGACATATCGCAAAATCAAAGAAATTGCAGATCATAGTCCTCCTCCTGTTGAAATTCATGCGCATAATGATTTCGGCCTGGCCGTAGCAAATACCCTGGCAGCATATAAGGCGGGAGCAAAGTTTGCAAGTGTAACAGTAACAGGGCTAGGGGAACGTGCTGGTAATGCCTCAATGGAAGAGACAGCATTTTCATTAAAACGTTTTTACAACTACGATTGTGGGATTGAGCTTGAAGCTTTGCCGTTTCTGGCTGAAATGGTCTCAAAAGCCAGTGAAAGGACATTGTTTCCATATAAGCCATTAGTAGGGTCTTTAGCGTCTAATCTGTTTTAG
- a CDS encoding homocitrate synthase, giving the protein MADVSLNNLEKNMFKFDTDDFLKSLRCRVGCTRQEIFKAKELGFSKIVINTSLDPLVPIPDILKSIESLQSVLQTVCSNDQEIYLSIDNALEFPVEEVNIVDILDPFIAEYGIKRLILGDVNGKMDPFTTYNKLNLFTNITQCPVEYMGCNNYGMATANTLSALRAGVEYVATAVSGIGIPGVAAMEEVLMAARHLWKNEQVPNGYTIAADCENILRRAGIILPGEKAIIGKNVFAHESGIHVDGVIKNPNLYEAIKPEEVGLSRFLVIGKHSGTASLTQKFRQLDLSLSPQEAATLLDKVRYTAVLQKKPVTDAQLKTLYNLHMESIKESNVHLSIEGEISCD; this is encoded by the coding sequence GTGGCAGATGTCTCGCTAAATAATTTAGAGAAAAATATGTTCAAATTCGATACCGATGACTTCTTGAAAAGTTTAAGATGCAGAGTCGGATGTACCAGGCAAGAGATATTCAAGGCGAAAGAACTTGGTTTTTCTAAAATCGTAATCAATACTTCTCTTGATCCACTTGTCCCCATACCTGATATACTTAAATCAATTGAATCATTGCAATCTGTATTGCAAACAGTTTGTAGTAATGATCAGGAAATTTATCTAAGTATTGATAATGCGCTGGAATTCCCAGTAGAAGAAGTAAATATAGTAGATATACTAGACCCCTTCATTGCTGAGTACGGGATAAAAAGGTTGATACTGGGCGATGTAAATGGGAAAATGGACCCCTTCACTACTTATAATAAACTTAATCTTTTCACGAATATAACTCAATGTCCTGTTGAGTACATGGGATGCAATAATTATGGGATGGCCACTGCCAATACGCTTTCAGCATTAAGGGCGGGCGTTGAGTATGTCGCAACGGCAGTTAGCGGTATTGGAATTCCAGGAGTAGCAGCCATGGAAGAGGTCTTAATGGCAGCAAGGCATTTGTGGAAAAATGAACAGGTACCGAATGGTTATACTATTGCAGCAGATTGTGAGAACATTTTACGCAGGGCTGGTATTATATTGCCCGGAGAAAAAGCCATTATAGGAAAAAATGTATTCGCACATGAATCCGGTATCCATGTTGACGGTGTTATCAAAAATCCAAATTTATATGAAGCGATCAAACCTGAAGAGGTTGGTCTAAGCAGGTTTTTAGTGATCGGAAAACACTCAGGAACAGCATCCTTAACACAAAAATTTCGACAACTGGATCTGTCCCTGAGTCCGCAGGAAGCAGCTACACTGCTTGATAAAGTAAGATATACAGCGGTTCTGCAAAAAAAACCGGTGACAGATGCTCAGCTTAAAACTCTTTATAATTTACATATGGAATCGATAAAAGAATCTAATGTACACTTATCTATTGAAGGAGAAATCTCCTGTGATTAG
- a CDS encoding ATP-binding cassette domain-containing protein, with translation MDDHLLTSSIKDILNFHPFVADFFASIGLKELPQSLTLQEWLAGLTDEFLRDSGMDQKQILNHIEAIIQINVIPENQHQISSLTVIGGKDKLGNTEDASITLKPGEIVCIVGPTGSGKSRLLADIECMAQKDTPTGRQVLINGLVPEAKKRFSMDQKIVSQLSQNMNFVVDLTVREFITMHAECRMISKKDETVNKIICTANGLTGEKFNDDVSITQLSGGQARSLMIADTALLSTSPVVLIDEIENAGVNRRKALELLVNKEKIVLISTHDPLLALMGDRRIVIRNGAMFNIIETSQQEKKNLRYMERLDCKIIELRDMLRNGERIDTELNWCLG, from the coding sequence GTGGATGATCATCTGTTAACTTCATCGATTAAGGACATTTTAAATTTTCATCCATTTGTTGCAGATTTTTTTGCATCAATTGGATTAAAAGAACTACCTCAGTCCTTAACCTTGCAGGAATGGCTTGCAGGATTGACAGATGAATTCCTGAGGGATTCAGGAATGGATCAAAAACAGATATTAAACCATATCGAAGCAATAATCCAAATAAATGTTATTCCCGAAAATCAACATCAAATAAGCTCCCTTACGGTAATTGGGGGAAAAGACAAGTTAGGGAATACAGAGGATGCAAGCATTACCTTGAAACCTGGCGAAATAGTTTGTATTGTTGGTCCTACTGGTTCCGGAAAAAGTCGGCTGCTGGCGGACATCGAATGTATGGCACAAAAAGATACGCCGACAGGAAGGCAGGTTCTAATAAACGGGCTTGTACCTGAAGCAAAGAAACGCTTTTCAATGGACCAAAAGATAGTGTCACAGTTGTCCCAAAACATGAATTTTGTTGTAGACCTCACGGTAAGGGAATTCATTACTATGCATGCTGAATGCCGTATGATTTCCAAGAAGGATGAAACGGTTAATAAAATAATTTGTACTGCAAATGGACTTACCGGAGAAAAATTTAATGACGATGTTTCAATTACTCAACTCAGTGGGGGTCAAGCACGTTCACTAATGATTGCTGATACAGCTTTGTTAAGTACATCGCCTGTTGTTTTGATTGATGAGATCGAGAATGCAGGAGTTAACAGGAGAAAAGCTCTGGAACTTCTAGTTAATAAAGAAAAAATAGTGCTCATATCTACTCACGATCCACTACTAGCTTTAATGGGCGATCGCCGGATAGTGATCAGGAATGGTGCAATGTTTAATATAATTGAGACGAGTCAGCAGGAAAAAAAGAATTTGAGGTATATGGAACGTCTTGATTGCAAAATTATTGAACTGCGTGACATGTTGAGAAATGGAGAGAGGATTGATACCGAACTCAATTGGTGTTTGGGATAA
- a CDS encoding GTP-binding protein: MRLITVAGPPSVGKTSVILKTVEHLKKEGKKIGIIKFDALSTKDDLAYEKMGLPVMVGLSGNLCPDHFFVSNIDECLTWGKENNLDMLITESAGLCNRCSPHIKEVLGVCVIDNLSGVHTPKKIGPMLRLADVVVITKSDIVSQAEREVFAFNVRLANPKAHIMFVNGITGQGAFDLSYYLRSATEVEKLEGRKLRFSMPSAVCPYCVGETVISKDYQRGNAKKMVFKGV; encoded by the coding sequence ATGAGATTAATTACAGTGGCAGGGCCGCCTTCAGTAGGTAAGACTTCAGTCATACTGAAAACGGTTGAACACCTAAAAAAAGAAGGTAAAAAAATAGGCATTATCAAGTTTGATGCACTTTCTACAAAAGATGACCTTGCCTATGAAAAGATGGGATTGCCGGTTATGGTTGGACTCTCTGGAAATTTATGCCCTGACCATTTCTTTGTGAGTAATATTGACGAATGCCTTACCTGGGGAAAAGAAAACAACCTGGATATGCTTATTACCGAGAGTGCTGGTTTATGCAACAGATGCTCCCCACATATTAAAGAAGTACTGGGAGTATGTGTTATTGATAATCTTTCAGGGGTTCATACACCAAAAAAAATCGGCCCAATGCTGAGATTAGCGGACGTTGTCGTCATTACAAAGAGTGATATTGTATCGCAAGCAGAAAGGGAGGTTTTTGCCTTCAATGTAAGATTGGCAAATCCTAAAGCCCATATTATGTTTGTCAATGGAATTACTGGCCAGGGAGCTTTTGATTTAAGCTATTACTTGCGCAGTGCAACCGAAGTAGAAAAGCTTGAAGGTAGGAAATTACGTTTTTCCATGCCGTCAGCTGTATGTCCTTATTGTGTAGGAGAAACTGTTATCAGTAAAGATTACCAACGTGGAAATGCAAAAAAAATGGTTTTTAAGGGGGTATAA